The genomic window ATTTGACTAACATTTGCACTACATTTGGATGGTAACCTAACTATTGTTTCAACATAATTTCAGTGACTGTGTTTCAGTTGTTGGGTTTTCCTCCAAGTGAAGCacaaatttaattgaattttcagataatctgaaaaagaaaatgcaaatttatgtgCTTTTCCTTCCACTGCTGTTCTGCAAATATTGGGAGTTGGttcattgaaataaacagtagGTGGCGCTAATTCTCCAGTCAGAAGGCATGACATAATTAAAAGTGCgccagtcaaacctcaaacaaaggacatgtaataaaaacactggaaaacagCAGCTGTGTGCTTTTGGAAGAGTTCTGGTTACAGCTCAGTGTGCATACGTAAGCGTGTTCAAAGCCATCCAGGGCCGACAAAGACAGCTTGTAGTGGCCTATGCCGTTAAAGTACGTCATCATTCATTCGctgaatctgtttccattgcacttaGTTGCATTTACTTTTTATCGAAACACCAACATTTCCACCTCCCCAAAGCAGAAACATTAAAATGCGAAATGTTTAAGATTTTTGCAAGATTCTGGCATTTCCACTCAGGATTTTTTTATACACAAACTGAAAATGGACATAAAAGACGATGCATAGAAAGGTGCCTTGTGTGTATTTAGAATCAGCCATATACTAAAATATAATGGTTGTAATGCTATTAAACATTGGCTTCATGTGACCCAAGTGTCTAGAAAACCTTATGAACAGTTAGCCAAGTCCTTATCTAGACATCAAGACATCCTTTGACCTGCACATGACCAAATTACTGGTTACTAGGCAGTGACTCACTCGTGTTGGCAATCAGCAACATGACATTCTGTCTGTCCTACCTGTTCACTGTCCTGCCACCCTGTGTGTTCTGATGTTGTTCCTTTTACTGTTTCAGCCTACAGAACCCTCCAGAATGTCGTCCGTCCTGAGGTTCTACGTGTGCTACCTGTTGTGCCTGGGCCTGGGCCTAGCCTGCAtagtgtgcgtgtgcgtgtggaATAGCCAATGGCGTGGCGGTTTTGCCTGGGACAGTTCGTCCCTGCAGTTCAACTGGCACCCCGTCCTGATGGTAACAGGTCTGGTTGTGCTGTACGGCATTGGTGAGTGCCTTTTCAGTTTTAGATCAAACggtttcatttctgtttctcacttcttcttttcctcttgtCACAGTCAGACTGTATCAAGATAATTACACATTACAGGTTTCATAGAGACCGAGCATATAATTTAATGCATCATTTCAGTAGAGTAAATGTGAGGTAATGTCCACAGTGACTGTTTTGCTTTAAGTACCACACCTCAGTGATTGCAGTCAGTTTTTTCTTATATAAAGTAAAGTTTGATCAAATAAAAGAAGGTGCCTTTCACCAATGAACTGGAATGTATCTGTACCATGGTAGCCTACATGATATACTGGATATACAGTCAATACAAGGTAGGAACTTTGCTGCCTACCTGAGCATATAAGTCTGTGGGAAAACAACTATTTGGTCATTAAGGCATGTGATTATTCCTCACCTTTTCATGTGTGATAAATTCTGTGTATCATGATGACTGTAAAATGCACATGTATGAAAGGTTTGTCAAAATTTGAGGCAGCAGTGATAATGAATGTCAGTGAATAAGTGTGAAATGTATTGCATGCTCAACATGTCATAATCTTCCACATTTGTGAAAGTATTTGACAACGGCTGTTTTCACATTACAAGCAAATGTGAccaaaatctgattttttttcagagCAGTTTAGACATAGAAATCTGTATTTTTCCTATCAGATCTGTGACACTTTCATATGTGATCCTAAATCCCATACATATCCAATCACTGGCCATGCAACCACTGTGAGAACAGTCGAACTCATTGATGTCTTTCATACATCTATGGTTTTTCCACGTCAAACTTCACTGTGCAGGTGCAGGTCACTCACCACACAGTGTATGAGCGGTCTGCTGAAACTACAAAAGGCTGCTGTAGATGTACCGCTGCTGCAGTAGGCTGCCTCAGTCCCCAACCAGTAGAGCCTGACTGCCAGACACTTTTTGAAGGAGACAGCTTACCTTCGTGCCGTAACAGCGATGTTGTGAGGCAGCAACAGAGATATTGAAATGTAGCCCTGGACATCCTAAAGTTTTGGAGAAACTGCTCCTCAGTGAAACCCTGCACATCGCAGCCCCACCACCCGAATACCTCTCAAACAACCACTCTCTCTCCACAGAACTACTAGCAATAGCTGCTAATAGAGCTATagcttttgttttccttcatcTTCTCAGCCTCACGTTATTGTTCCAGCAGCTCATAATTCCAAAGCCTCAgtaaaaatgtcccattagaCTGAAAGCCCATTTTACAACAGCCACTTATCCCAAAAACTAGCACACATTACTCTGAAATTAGGTCCTTTCTTACTAACTAATCATTATGTAGAATGACAAAGGTCCAATGTCCTCActctgcataataattagctATGTGCTTCTTTTTAGGAGAGTGCCCTCAGAGGGTGCTTTGGAATAAAGGGCAGTCCTCTCCTCATTATGTGACAAAGCATTATCCTACCTTTGCAGCAAATATTTTGGGAGACCAGGAAATACTCAGCTTGCTTTGCCTTGGGGCTgctttgacaaaatgaaaagaggccaggggccagttaataaacaaacattaataagtAATATACCCATAATTAGCCATGACATCTGTGGGGGGATCAGAGGGATCCTCCTCttgcatcatttttttaataaaacaagcttgatgatttttttatgcactctggcaccttaatTACATTCAAAATCCAAAAAACCCAGTTGCAAgtaatttatttgtaaattagaAAGTGGTCACCCATTTCCACCCACCCTGCAGGCCTGCCAGGACACGTTGAGTTTCACTGTCATACTATGATCGTATGAGTGAGTATCAGACACACCATTTAGCTTTTTCCTTTCACACTGTGACATACTCTTCCCTTGCATGATATGACATAATGAGAGgtttaatatttgattaatACGAAGTCGATGAACCTCATTAACCACCATTAGATTATTATTGTTTgaagcagtggttcccacctTGGGGCTCAGGACCTCCACAGAGGGTTGCAAGATAAATCTACACAGGAGGCGCAGTGTGAGCAGCATGTTAGCAGAGCGGCAGCTTCAGgcctctgtctgtgtctacACGTGAAACGTTCAGGCAGCGTAGGTCACCCGCGTTTTTGCAGCACTAGAGCCCAACACAAAATCACTGCAgttacacacataaaacagaagAAAGAAATCCTGAAGTACAAAAATATACTTGGAGTCATGCTGTTCTGCGGCCTGTGTAGACAGCTGGATTGATTAAAATAGAAGCATGTCTGTTCCCTCAGATGCATGTACTGTAAGAAGGATAACTGAAAAACATGGTTGAAAAGCCCCGTCTATAGCAGACATGCTATACAGAGTCTTGAGAGGGTTTCCTGAGCATAGAATAAGCATAAAAATTCTACACAAAATAGGTTCTTCTTTTTCAGACTTTTCTCTATACttgatctttttttcttacaaaatACTAATACTCTGATTTTTCCTCCTCAGGCCTCTAGAAAGCATTCAAATGAAACGTTCACTCCTTGGTTAAATTCTGCATAAATCATAGACACACATATGATCAGCGACACGAGACATTGCTTTATATACTGtgaaacttcaattaaaagcctagtcccaattaaacgccctTTTACTGACCCGGTGTAGCttcatattttgacaaataaaggcctgtctcaattagaagcctggtctggttgccaagcaagTAATTTCACAGacgttctttggatgtataaaaccaggttgttggctacctacTGGAGCTAATGTTAGATAGCTGTATAGATCAcacattcaaatataaatgtttgaaCTTTTGTCAGTATCATCAGCctggttagattctccacaattcaagcgttgagttcattttactgaaaccatgagcaccagagaagaccgtAATTCATTTTGATTTACCAGCATGACGAAAATATAAGTGAAGCGGTCATAAAGTTAGAATATGTGTCTGTTCTAAGTTACTCAccttcctttagtctgtaagcaTCCACTGATCAAGAGAATCAAAatggtttttcataaaaaacaaaaaaaaggagaaagttGGGAACCAGTGGTTGAATGCCTGTCAACTGTGTTCACACTTATACTGATAACACTTGGGCTTCAGAAGTCTAACTGTATATACTAAAGGGGCATATTCACCTCATTTAGATTGTTGGGCATAGTTTATGTTTaacttttatttgtcatttcaaCTTTAAATCCCTAGTGTAAATCAACCTCTAAAAACACCAGATCCTACGTTTCCCATCATGCAACTCAGTGGCATCTTTTGTTAGATTTTGTTGAGTTTATGCACAGACtgtcaaaaatgtgtctttagGCCAAAGTTGAGAGAACCAAAATGCATttataacctgatgacatcatcatcataaccCTAATGATATCTTAAGGGTTATTTTCTCAGTGCCCTCCAaagccacagaagacattaaCTGCAATGTactaatgacattttaaatctttttgtCGTCTCCTCTCTGCAGGAGCTGTGGTATACCGCATCCCCCTGACCTGGGGTCAGAATAAACTCCCCTGGAAGCTGCTGCATGCTGCGCTGATGTTCATCGCCCTGATCCTGTCAATTGTGGGGCTTTGTGCTGTGTTTGATTTCCACAATGCTAAAAATACTCCCAACCTGTACTCCTTGCACAGCTGGATTGGAATCGCTGCTACAGCTCTTTTTGCCATACAGGTAAACGGCTTTATCTGCACAAACTGAATGGCTTTATTGAAGAGTGTAATACGTGTGGCatgagtgtttttattttgacttgttcTGTGACATGATTGTTGTTCTGCTCACTGTGTCTGTCGCTGTCTTTCCCTACATCTGTCCATCCAGTGGGTGGTGGGTTTGGCTGGCTTCCTCCTGCCCTGGTCCCCTGTATCACTACGTGCACTCCTGAAACCTATCCACGTGTGGATGGGAGGCAGCATACTGTGGCTCAGCATTGTTGCCTGCATCTCTGGAATCAACGAAAAACTCTTCTTTGTTCTGTGAGTGCCATATTtctgcctttctttttttcttatttaaataTGAAATGCTAAAATtgacctttaaatgtgttttcccACAGCAAAGGAGCTCAGCCGTATGCTAGCCTTCCACCTGAGGCTGTGTTAGGAAATTTATTAGGAGTTTTGATCGTAGCCTTTGGCTTGGTCGCCCTCAAGATTTTATCCAACCATGAATGGCAGCGACCAGACGGCAGTTCTCAGGATCTGGCTTACACGGTGAGAATATCAGTGAGGCTGATATGCAATAAAAGAGATTAGaggatttatttttgaaaaaagtatTTCACCATCATCCTTATCTACTCTCTCCCACAGCCACTGCTTCaagaagaaaatgaatgaagagAATTCCGAAAATGCTCACTGCATCAAATCCTTCCATGCAAAATCAGTTCAACCATCACAGATCACAATTCTGCATAACGGCCCATAAGTTCTCCGTTGAATGTACAAGCAGCTGCCTTAACAGTGTGAGAATTATCTATGTTTGTTGTGGGTGTAAGTATTTATTTGAAATTATATTTAAGTTTGCTTTTTTgccaaagaataaaaaaaatgtgtttgatcaAAGTTGTGACATTTTTCTTTCAAACTAACCTCTCCCATGGTGCAAAGTAGCTAGCTATTGGGAACCATGAGTTTTAGAATATTTAATGGTAGGCCTATATATGCTAGATTTGTATTTCAAAAATGGTAGTGAAAAAGGACTGTAAGCAGCCAAGAGAAGACTGTGAAAATCTTGGACGCAATGCTGGAAAAACCCACACATATGTCATGAATCtgggggttggcttttactcaCTTTTTCACTAGCTGACAATGCCTGCATAGAATGCCTTTAACACAGATACTGTATGAGCTCTTGAGGTGAATTAGAATCCTCCGTGCTCAAAAGATAACCAAAGCTGGTGTTGTTTCATAGTGTgagtttaaaggtatactatgcaggaattgttggttactgtttgtagaCCAAATCACTAGTGAAAGTGAAAGGCAACTCCAGCTTTGTCTGCTTGGTGTTTCACCTCGctatatttgtgttgttttggcGCAGGTTTTCCATGGAAATCACAGACCCAGTTGCATTGTCACCTGGTTGCAAGCTTTTTATAAAGTGCTGTGTCTGGGAGTATcctaaacacagcaaaataagaggGAATCTGGAGACCATGTTGTGATGGGATCAGTCCAGCTGTGATATAGCAATCCACCAAACAAATGTGGGCCAGGGGAGTAAATTAATGCCTCTGCTTCGGGCTCCCTTGCTTGGAACACACCCATGTTCAAACTCAGCCTTTATTTTCAGCTcagctacacacctgtaaagtttagtGACTGAATCTTGCACAGTTGTGACACTATTGCGTTAACGtctagacagacagacacataaacacCTGGCAAAAGACTTAAAATGGCGTCTGTGGTAGTTTTCACTACAATAGGGGCCTCTCCCAAACCACCCCCTACACCCTCTCCCTATCCACTTACACTCTGTTTCAACGTTCACGAAGTGTCCGCTACATTAAGTGTCATCCCAAACCTGCACTGATGCCGACTTACTGACCATGTGCAACGTAGAACTGTGTCCGCCATGGAAGAAGCTCAATACAAGTAAAGATCCACGAGACTACCCTGAGGAATGTAACCTGTTCAAACTGAGTTGGACATTTGATATTGTCATACAGACATTCTGCTACATTGTATGTAGGATCAAGTCTACGCCTCACTAGTCTCTATTAAACAGTGgtcatgtttattttatagTACAGTGTGACAGGAACTGTTGcaaaagcaggaggaggagatgctTACTAAAGTAAAAGGCAAGAAATGTCACGAGTGAATCTCAGGGATACATTTTATACACTTTTATGtagtatttgtttatttattggttTCTTTAGGCCTGTTTATTTACTtacaattcatttattttaatggaaAAAGGATAATTTACGCTCCCTAAATTCCGGTAAACAGCAGCacaaatcaaataaatgtgATAGAAATACATATAAAGAACATAAAATGGGAGTCACTTTACTTTTCTCCATGGTGACTAGATAAAACAACAGCTCCTTTTTCTGCCGCAGAAAGGGAAGTGTGTCCCAAAGCTTGCCGCTGTATTGACACTTTTTGACACTGAAATTTTtttatgagtctatacattgttttttttaggagaATCCTGCAATGTATACCTTCAGTGCCTGTTACGTTTTAAATTAATGTAATGCTGACAGTGTgcaacatgatgtcatcataaGTAGGACACTGAAGCAATATGCATTATTTGTCTTTGAGTTTGCAGTAGCACTGTAATGTGAAGTCTCACACAAATTGGAAAAATtcaaaatttattttctgtggatTCTGTATTCTTCTCATCACTCCATGCAGAATGAACAGTTgcagggaaaaaataaaaacctacctttctttttctttgcagtGGGTTTCCAAAACAATCAGGTTATATAACTATGCACTTTGATTAATAAATCATCTGAAATCCAGGTAGAAGAATGTGTCGAAATGCCTCTCATCTGATTTAGGGCCAATTATTTGCAGCGACTTGTCAGACCTATTTGAAACCATGGAAACCGCTTTTATCTTCTTCccaaaaactacagtgaaaGCAAACGATATGGCTGTCTGAGTAAACTTGCTTCTCTATTACTGAATGCAGTCAGTGTGCTCAGTAGAAACAGCTTTTTTGCAATGTCATATAATGGAGGGCTTTTCATCTTTGAGCTTAAACCCAACTCTGCCATGCAGACTTTCGTTGAGACTCAAAACAATGATACAGCTGATATCATCTTTTAAAGAGTCCTGGTAATCTTTCCCTCAACAATGAGGTGGAACTTGATTCTGTAGTCAAAATATAAGACAGAACAAGAACATAGAATTTGGCCATAGGTGTGTTTAGGCTGATACTCTTCCAAGACTCCCTGGTCCACAGCAGACACTCTGTCCAGAGTTTGTTGTAAGCTAATAGTTGACCTTCATAACAAATCATTGCTGAAGTACTTTGTTTGCCAAAACCACAAAAGACAGAAGTAAAGAAATCCCATAAAGGAAGTCTGCAGTCAGTGTGTAGCTCAACACCACGAAAAAACACATCAGATGTACTTGTCACAAGCATTAGAGGGTTATAGCAATACACCgctgtgtgtgtattcagaACCGTCATTCTAATGGAAAGCCTTGGAGGAAGTCTGGTGCTTGGCTGTAACCTTGCGGGACCTGAGGGGGATACTGCAATCTTCTTTACTggaggaatagtttgacatttggggAAATATGCATATTTGCTCTCCTTTGCATTTCCTAGGATAGTGAAGGCATAACctgccctactctccctctgattggcaaCTACTCATTGCCTtagtttggttaggtttagccagGAGGACTGACATTGGTTAGACTTACAGTAGGGTTAAAATGTTAGGGTAATCCAATCAGAGGCAATGTAGGACAGGTCATGCCTGGTTGCCAATTATTTTCTgtccaaagattaaaaagaaaaaaatctgcatgcAGATCTGAAGCCAACTAATTAACACATATCTTTACAAAAACTGAAGGGTACCAACACTGAAGACTCTAGAGCCatgacagcagctctgtgatTCTGTATTCATATTGGTGCTAATTGGTGATAATTGAAATTCTGACTTAATGAAGGCACGAGATGAAAGGTGACGCCTAAGTAGCAACCTCAGGGGCGTGAATGAGCGAATCCTAGGATAGAAAAGgtcttactctgcctctgattggcttaccctggcATTTTTaccttaaccctaaccctttgagtggccacttgaggctggctccagaagccagtcagtccccatagacccctgtgttaaaatgcccaactttacagcagaagtgaacatgtttacagcctggtacaaaaatggttttggtctctatagctaactTCCCCCTTCAAGACAACTGCAAAGTGGATGAATTTTATAGAACTCATCCATTTATACTTTATTAAGGCTTAAGCATGATTAAGTACAGGCCACTTTGACAAACAGATTGTCTTCAGTTTCTCAATCAGATCAAcctctcgctcctccacagctccagccacTCCCTACATATTCActgctggctccaaaaaaaaaaaacaagatggtgacagctgaAAAGGCGGtgctcgaggcttcaaaacgggagtcaataaacaaatgtaacatcatGGTAGctgcatccattatttttacagtctatggtttagCCCAACCAATCAGCCAAACAAGTAAGACTCCAGCTtctggccaagaaatagtccagcaCGTAACCCCCTTCgcaaaacaacatgttttttttacactatgagatgtaatgtgttaattagtgagctttagaggtgctggtagggtTTTGATAGTGCAGGGTCcttatgctaaactaagataagAATTTCCTGGCTCTGCTCATATTTAATCTGCAGACATGAAAAGGGTTGTTGACTTTCTCGTCTAACTCTCAAtaagaaagtgaataagtatATTTCCTAGAATGTCAGTTAATTCCTTTAACTATGAATAACATCATGATGTATGTGATACTGATGTGTGTTCGTTTTTTAATTCATTCCTATTTAAGGTGACAGCAGGATAGAGTCGACTCCAGTGCACAGAGGGTTGACATCCTCTCTCTGGTCCAGGTGGTCTCCATGTATCTGTATGCAGGAGAACTTACCCAGCTAATAACCCTGCTTCTAATGGCTGTGTAATGTGAAATTAAATGGCAAAGATGTGATGCGGATTTGCCTCACATGTTCCCCTAGACCAGTATTGTGACAGTCGAGGCCACACTCTGGGCTGCATGACAACGCCGCTGTGCAGAAATGAAAGAGGGGAAGATGAAGTGAGTTCATGCAACACTGATCATGATCACTCACTGCTTGCTGAGTAATCTttgtctgaaaaatgaaaagactGGCAGCGGTGCAGCAACAGTCTCTACTGATGCCGCGAAGGCTGagagtggaggtggaggaacACATGATCTCCAGATGCCACAAACACTTTGATGAAAGCGACAAATGGTATGAAACCTGCTTCGTGAAAGGCATGACGATCGCTGGAGAAGTCACACAACAAAGGCAACAGAGAGCCCCCTGCCTGTCAGGCCTTACCCTGTATGAAACGTTCATCTGAGTAATGTGACTTCTTTACACGAGTGGAGGCCAAAAGATTTCAGGAACACTTTGTAACAATTCTACAGTCTTGATCTGTATTGTCTTGTTTCACACAGCTATGCCTTTCctcacaacacacactgcttttctccttttcacaacaaaaacaatacactGCCAAAGCTGCACCGCAGAGTCACTAAGACCTGTCTGGTTCAAGTTGAGAGGAAAAAATCTTGGAGGAGAACACAATGAAACAACATTGCAACattactgaaagaaaaaaatgtcctgTCCTGTTTTACACCAGGTGGCAGCAGAGTCGAGTCCAGTCCGGTGATGGGTTTTAACACAAGGGTACTTCTGCTGCATGTAGAAATTCGCTAGTAAAGAGTGCCAACTGACGAGGAGATTGGCAGTCCTCCCACCTATGACAGGTGGAAGTTGCCCTCATGTATGTACGAAAGTGGCATAACCCACAGAGATGTGGCATAATGGCAGTATGGAGCAGTAAAAGTGCTTCtgtcatttattattaatatatctTTTAATGCATTGCACTACCTGTACAATAATAAACAATTGCAATACATTTTCCTAGTAAGTGAATTAAAATATCTAACTACATGCCTGATGGACATTTGTCcccctttattttgaagtacagcaCAGCTCTGTGCCGCTTCTTTCTAAGACGAGACAGAAGCCAAAATAAGAACATACTCCAATTAGTTTAATTATCATCTTCCAGCCAAAAGCACTGGAAAATCCAACAAAGCATATTCAAAGTGTTCTTTGGCTAATGAGTTTAGAGGGAGCAGTGCTAAATTTAGAACAAAAATTCATGC from Epinephelus moara isolate mb chromosome 8, YSFRI_EMoa_1.0, whole genome shotgun sequence includes these protein-coding regions:
- the LOC126394593 gene encoding lysosomal membrane ascorbate-dependent ferrireductase CYB561A3 isoform X1, which encodes MQQAGSSSPSCSSTSDCFPLSNRNTAECGSETSTEAVKHEVRANNTPTEPSRMSSVLRFYVCYLLCLGLGLACIVCVCVWNSQWRGGFAWDSSSLQFNWHPVLMVTGLVVLYGIGAVVYRIPLTWGQNKLPWKLLHAALMFIALILSIVGLCAVFDFHNAKNTPNLYSLHSWIGIAATALFAIQWVVGLAGFLLPWSPVSLRALLKPIHVWMGGSILWLSIVACISGINEKLFFVLKGAQPYASLPPEAVLGNLLGVLIVAFGLVALKILSNHEWQRPDGSSQDLAYTPLLQEENE
- the LOC126394593 gene encoding lysosomal membrane ascorbate-dependent ferrireductase CYB561A3 isoform X2 is translated as MSSVLRFYVCYLLCLGLGLACIVCVCVWNSQWRGGFAWDSSSLQFNWHPVLMVTGLVVLYGIGAVVYRIPLTWGQNKLPWKLLHAALMFIALILSIVGLCAVFDFHNAKNTPNLYSLHSWIGIAATALFAIQWVVGLAGFLLPWSPVSLRALLKPIHVWMGGSILWLSIVACISGINEKLFFVLKGAQPYASLPPEAVLGNLLGVLIVAFGLVALKILSNHEWQRPDGSSQDLAYTPLLQEENE